A single window of Montipora capricornis isolate CH-2021 chromosome 14, ASM3666992v2, whole genome shotgun sequence DNA harbors:
- the LOC138033472 gene encoding uncharacterized protein: MVPLSVLATLVAFCQIITVAETQTCPATGSEESILGWMLQKHIYRTMRANIGIPCALVCREDVRCQSLNFVMSLRMCEFSNRTKEARPEDFVPDPDRYYFRRDINRVPLGSIPELAAVSCQEIKASEGQVVSAKYWLSTIKPGTAVLTYCDMKTGDVDECTAVSPPICHANASCTNTLGSYTCTCKPRYIGDGKTCRDRNVSDDISTQRRIAY, from the exons ATGGTACCTCTCTCTGTGTTGGCGACTTTAGTTGCCTTTTGTCAAATTATCACTGTGGCAGAGACTCAGACGTGCCCTGCGACTGGATCGGAGGAGTCCATCTTGGGCTGGATGTTGCAGAAACACATCTACAGAACCATGCGCGCCAATATCGGAATACCATGTGCGTTAGTCTGCCGCGAAGATGTTCGATGCCAAAGCCTAAACTTTGTGATGTCTCTGCGCATGTGTGAGTTCAGTAATCGTACCAAAGAAGCCAGACCAGAGGATTTTGTCCCTGATCCAGACCGATATTATTTCAGACGAGACATAAACAGAG TCCCCCTGGGTTCTATCCCTGAACTGGCAGCCGTGTCCTGCCAAGAAATAAAAGCGAGCGAAGGTCAAGTTGTCAGCGCCAAGTACTGGCTGTCGACTATAAAACCGGGTACGGCGGTACTCACGTATTGCGACATGAAAACTGGAG ACGTTGATGAATGTACCGCGGTTTCGCCGCCCATTTGTCACGCTAATGCCTCATGTACCAATACTCTTGGTTCTTACACCTGTACTTGCAAGCCACGATACATTGGAGACGGAAAAACATGCAGAG ATAGAAATGTCTCAGATGACATCTCTACTCAAAGGAGGATCGCTTACTAA